The following proteins are encoded in a genomic region of Streptomyces collinus Tu 365:
- a CDS encoding glycosyltransferase family 2 protein: MTTPDVTVTVIVYNDAARLPRAVASLRAQTHADIEIVISDDHSTDDTPRVARELAAQDPRIRYVRLPENSGGCSAPRNRAIEIARAPYLMFLDSDDELPPRAVELLLAAHREREVDFTMGAVRRVRVDNGRRSTWMPHLVTERRTLDGIEADPRLLFEHLSTSKMYARAFLDRHRLRFPEGIHYEDQLFSAQAYCLAKAFTIIPDPVYVWYIEPFAAESAASISNQRHKISNVRDRVHVQRLIDDFLVENGHAALREDKDFKFLKHDFRMYAGDLPYRDDEWLESFAEIMNPYLETLAEGAFARLPRQERVVLQLLRDGRLADVRLAARGLAHGVAPRHVATDASGATYWGDTVPTSDRARRELALSDLELETRPFPSAQFRHEITELTAGPGACLTLAIRTYDPGLRLPVGPQRASLVVAPGRRRLTVPFRLDPVRPGLFEGRVRLDLAAASLPVQGFDGVRHPLLRLEQQGLVHSGLLLAPLDFPTRTARVEYRSGATTHDVTVEPEGRNPGRLQIRWRPVGVTARVIRPVVRKVARPKVRNAARLVASVLR; the protein is encoded by the coding sequence ATGACGACCCCCGACGTGACGGTCACGGTCATCGTCTACAACGACGCTGCCCGGCTGCCCAGGGCGGTCGCCTCGCTGCGCGCCCAGACGCACGCCGACATCGAGATCGTCATCAGCGACGACCACTCCACCGACGACACACCGCGGGTGGCCCGCGAACTGGCCGCGCAGGACCCCCGCATCCGCTACGTGCGACTGCCGGAGAACAGCGGCGGGTGCAGCGCCCCGCGCAACCGGGCCATCGAGATCGCGCGGGCGCCGTACCTGATGTTCCTGGACAGCGACGACGAACTGCCGCCGCGCGCAGTCGAGTTGCTGCTGGCCGCGCATCGCGAGCGCGAGGTGGACTTCACCATGGGCGCGGTACGCCGGGTCCGGGTGGACAACGGCCGGCGCTCGACGTGGATGCCCCACCTGGTGACGGAGCGCCGCACGCTGGACGGCATCGAGGCCGACCCGCGGCTGCTGTTCGAGCACCTGTCGACCAGCAAGATGTACGCCCGCGCCTTCCTCGACCGCCACCGGCTCCGCTTCCCCGAGGGCATCCACTACGAGGACCAGCTCTTCTCGGCGCAGGCGTACTGCCTGGCGAAGGCGTTCACGATCATTCCCGACCCGGTGTACGTCTGGTACATCGAGCCGTTCGCGGCCGAGTCCGCCGCCTCCATCTCCAACCAGCGGCACAAGATCTCCAACGTCCGCGACCGCGTGCACGTCCAGCGCCTGATCGACGACTTCCTGGTGGAGAACGGGCACGCGGCGCTGCGCGAGGACAAGGACTTCAAGTTCCTCAAGCACGACTTCCGGATGTACGCAGGCGACCTGCCCTACCGGGACGACGAGTGGCTGGAGTCCTTCGCCGAGATCATGAACCCGTACCTGGAGACGCTGGCGGAGGGCGCGTTCGCCCGGCTGCCGCGCCAGGAGCGGGTGGTGCTGCAGCTCCTGCGCGACGGCCGCCTGGCCGACGTCCGGCTCGCGGCGCGCGGTCTGGCGCACGGCGTGGCACCTCGGCACGTCGCCACCGACGCCTCCGGCGCCACCTACTGGGGCGACACCGTCCCCACGTCCGACCGGGCCCGCCGCGAACTGGCCCTGTCCGACCTGGAGCTGGAGACCCGGCCGTTCCCCAGCGCGCAGTTCCGGCACGAGATCACCGAACTCACCGCGGGCCCCGGGGCCTGTCTCACCCTCGCGATCCGCACCTACGACCCGGGGCTTCGGCTCCCGGTCGGTCCGCAGCGCGCGAGTCTGGTGGTGGCCCCCGGCCGGCGCCGGCTGACGGTCCCGTTCCGGCTCGACCCGGTCCGCCCGGGCCTCTTCGAGGGCCGGGTGCGGCTCGACCTGGCGGCCGCCTCCCTGCCCGTGCAGGGCTTCGACGGGGTGCGGCACCCGCTGCTCCGCCTGGAACAGCAGGGCCTCGTCCACTCGGGCCTGCTGCTGGCCCCGCTGGACTTCCCGACCCGCACCGCGCGCGTGGAGTACCGCTCCGGCGCCACCACGCACGACGTCACCGTCGAACCCGAGGGCCGCAACCCCGGCCGGCTCCAGATCCGCTGGCGCCCGGTGGGGGTCACCGCCCGGGTGATCCGCCCGGTGGTGCGCAAGGTGGCCCGGCCGAAGGTGCGCAACGCGGCACGGCTGGTGGCGAGCGTGCTGAGGTAG